From Pseudomonas fluorescens, one genomic window encodes:
- a CDS encoding DUF1592 domain-containing protein: MEKSVGVCRVLAMLGLVALGVIIGVVFFPGTAHSAPAGRQSCPPDPYVVDKVYGPGEQVTHRGHGYECWKDDEAPLGPGSSAWCRQVAYEPGKPQGHWPDAWKDLGECGGPEGNRLTLSFATLSGKAPLKPAVPGVSRADQVLTGVLRCKAEEIPISIKANETLHLDQLKACDYQLVMNVADGFVPLNTPHIVSFKQDAGEEQTVEVKYRPPVEVDKLHGLPGIKIELFAQGLIQPRQMAMGKNVLYVGSSAIPSYVYDGKIADMIYALPLDAAGKPTAIHVIASGQEEPHGVAWRDGDLYYSTTGGLYRLRDADNNYKDPKPQLVVKFPPDAKGFPLPPLSSGSNTRIWHMKHPLRFSPVASDKWLYTAVGIPCNLCMIPKDKDPRYGTLLRYPLDTVDEDESDEDKDKKWEILASGVRNSVGFDFNPNTGKIWFSDNNRQGFANPDEVNRISADGQHFGVPYLFGKNTPGFTQEEYQNPGVIQPPLVPGAIVSDKPLDDINPDQYVAPAFEQGTNTAPLGVMFWYGYPGPDGRETPRLLVALHGTGSSAVPGMNVQMLTIQGGDRVVNQIPLINGFVQDPDKFDVYCLDNSCVGRPTEFLALGDGSILISDDVAGVIYRMRYDPSGLPPTQLTLRPSLPPPGYEKEMISGYLTGPDGNRRLVQVSWNPADSEASIFLEGLPYGEYQLRLNDVRDWIPQVRNSVFTLSATHKTHVIDLSYRERPDKLEVEVTIKAPAKPASVSDAQWHLSLVNTAKPTEEPKVIQVPWGESTTQILSYGKYQVIYPFYAKAKPEPELEKVDIDESSEHHQLTPMAYRVLDNLGETVLAQACTKCHSMESFATQRMATTWSAAGLDALVRQIKSMPVAGHCDTTCATEVSTHLFDVVWAPFLKPGESQGVRQLRLLTADEYAATVMDVLGVEINPEKLPADKSETDFKYPGEASKGILQAEDVKQFYDMALSVANEVTPARLRVLAPSKMGADLVTSLGLQLFRRPLSDAERERYQTLYEEQEAPGLIAALLLSPNFLYRSELGVSTTRDGTVYQLTPYEVATALSYGFLGTTPDEALLAKAQRNELQTELQIGAEIERMMRTERGIAQFNRFVSYYVKTERGVQEKPGLSAQMIQLMAQEQYLLSRNLMLNNGTFTELFTPHYTFLNQALAAHYGIAGVTGNDMRKVTVDDKRGGLLHLGLTQAATSDYQATSLVKRGIMIREQMFCHEFGAPVEPDPTDPTQPPRAITTREYWDSVNGEQASGGRCWQCHQYMNDTGSSMEHYDAAGRYRLEERAHNYNQYPQMLPIKASGPFLTATGTEPINDVRDIANIVSRSPTSQFCMADSYFRFVFGSKSDVSTSGTVKAVADGLKTSGSLAEMLKALGTSKAFIYKTERN, from the coding sequence ATGGAGAAGTCTGTCGGTGTGTGTCGCGTGTTGGCCATGTTGGGCCTGGTCGCGCTGGGCGTAATCATAGGCGTGGTTTTTTTTCCGGGTACGGCCCATTCCGCGCCCGCTGGCCGCCAGTCCTGTCCGCCGGATCCCTATGTCGTCGACAAGGTGTATGGGCCAGGCGAGCAAGTCACTCATCGGGGCCATGGGTACGAATGCTGGAAAGATGATGAGGCGCCCCTGGGCCCTGGCAGTTCGGCCTGGTGTCGCCAGGTCGCCTATGAACCGGGCAAACCACAAGGTCACTGGCCCGACGCCTGGAAAGACCTGGGCGAGTGCGGTGGTCCTGAAGGTAATCGACTGACCTTGAGTTTCGCCACCCTGAGCGGCAAGGCCCCCCTGAAACCGGCGGTGCCCGGCGTGTCGCGAGCCGATCAGGTGTTGACCGGGGTACTGCGCTGCAAGGCCGAAGAGATCCCGATCAGCATCAAGGCCAATGAAACCCTGCATCTGGATCAACTCAAGGCCTGCGATTATCAACTGGTGATGAATGTCGCCGACGGCTTCGTTCCGCTGAACACACCGCACATCGTTTCCTTCAAGCAGGACGCGGGCGAAGAGCAGACTGTCGAGGTCAAATACCGGCCACCGGTGGAGGTTGATAAACTCCATGGTCTGCCCGGGATCAAGATCGAATTGTTTGCCCAGGGGCTGATTCAGCCTCGGCAAATGGCCATGGGCAAAAACGTGCTGTATGTCGGATCCAGCGCGATTCCTTCCTATGTGTATGACGGCAAGATCGCCGACATGATTTACGCCTTGCCCCTGGATGCAGCCGGCAAGCCGACCGCCATCCACGTGATCGCCAGCGGCCAGGAAGAGCCCCATGGCGTGGCCTGGCGCGACGGTGACCTGTACTACTCGACCACTGGCGGGCTTTATCGCCTGCGCGATGCCGATAACAACTACAAGGACCCCAAGCCTCAGTTGGTGGTCAAATTTCCCCCGGATGCCAAGGGGTTTCCCCTGCCGCCGCTGTCCAGCGGTTCCAACACCCGTATCTGGCACATGAAACATCCGTTGCGCTTCAGCCCGGTGGCCAGTGATAAATGGCTCTACACCGCTGTCGGCATCCCCTGCAACCTGTGCATGATCCCCAAAGACAAAGACCCGCGTTATGGCACCTTGTTGCGGTACCCGCTGGACACCGTGGATGAGGACGAGAGTGACGAGGATAAGGATAAAAAGTGGGAGATCCTCGCCTCGGGTGTACGCAATTCAGTGGGCTTCGACTTCAACCCCAACACCGGCAAAATATGGTTCAGCGACAACAATCGCCAGGGTTTCGCCAACCCTGATGAAGTCAACAGGATCAGCGCTGACGGCCAGCATTTTGGCGTGCCCTATCTGTTCGGCAAAAACACCCCCGGGTTCACCCAGGAGGAGTACCAGAACCCAGGAGTGATCCAGCCTCCGCTGGTGCCGGGCGCGATCGTCTCGGACAAGCCGTTGGACGATATCAACCCTGATCAATACGTGGCCCCAGCCTTCGAACAGGGGACCAACACCGCGCCACTGGGGGTGATGTTCTGGTACGGCTATCCCGGGCCCGATGGCCGCGAAACCCCGCGCCTGCTGGTGGCCCTGCACGGCACCGGTTCTAGCGCAGTCCCCGGCATGAACGTGCAGATGCTGACGATTCAGGGCGGCGATCGAGTGGTTAATCAGATCCCGCTGATCAACGGTTTCGTCCAGGATCCGGATAAATTCGATGTGTACTGCCTGGACAACTCCTGCGTGGGTCGGCCCACCGAATTTCTGGCATTGGGCGATGGCAGCATCCTGATCAGCGATGACGTTGCCGGGGTGATTTATCGCATGCGCTACGACCCCAGCGGCTTGCCGCCGACCCAATTGACGTTGCGCCCCTCCTTACCGCCGCCAGGCTACGAGAAGGAGATGATCAGTGGTTACCTGACCGGCCCCGATGGCAATCGTCGCCTGGTGCAAGTCTCCTGGAACCCGGCGGACAGCGAAGCCAGTATCTTTCTCGAAGGTTTGCCCTATGGCGAATACCAACTGCGGCTCAATGATGTGAGGGACTGGATTCCGCAGGTGCGCAATTCCGTCTTCACGTTGTCGGCGACACATAAGACCCATGTCATCGACCTGAGTTACCGCGAGCGCCCGGACAAGCTCGAAGTCGAGGTGACGATCAAAGCCCCGGCCAAGCCGGCGTCGGTCAGCGACGCGCAATGGCACCTGAGCCTGGTCAACACTGCCAAGCCGACAGAGGAGCCCAAGGTGATCCAGGTACCCTGGGGGGAGAGCACCACGCAGATCCTCAGTTACGGCAAGTACCAGGTGATTTACCCGTTCTACGCCAAGGCCAAACCTGAGCCGGAACTGGAAAAGGTGGACATTGACGAGTCCAGCGAACACCACCAGCTAACGCCGATGGCTTACCGGGTGCTGGACAACCTGGGCGAGACGGTGCTGGCCCAGGCCTGTACCAAATGTCACTCGATGGAGTCTTTCGCCACCCAGCGCATGGCCACAACCTGGAGCGCCGCGGGGCTGGATGCGCTGGTCCGGCAGATCAAGAGCATGCCGGTGGCCGGGCATTGCGATACGACTTGCGCCACGGAAGTCAGCACGCACCTGTTCGACGTGGTCTGGGCACCCTTTCTGAAGCCGGGTGAGTCGCAAGGGGTGCGGCAGTTGCGTCTGCTGACCGCGGATGAGTATGCCGCCACTGTCATGGATGTATTGGGGGTAGAGATCAACCCCGAGAAGTTGCCGGCCGACAAGTCGGAAACCGACTTCAAGTACCCCGGCGAGGCCAGCAAGGGGATTCTCCAGGCCGAAGACGTCAAGCAGTTCTACGACATGGCCCTGTCGGTGGCCAACGAGGTGACGCCGGCGCGCCTGCGCGTCCTGGCACCGTCGAAGATGGGGGCGGATCTGGTCACGTCGCTGGGCTTGCAGTTGTTCCGGCGTCCGCTCAGCGACGCCGAGCGCGAGCGCTATCAGACGCTTTACGAGGAGCAGGAGGCGCCGGGGCTGATTGCCGCGCTGTTGCTGTCGCCTAACTTCCTCTATCGCTCTGAACTGGGCGTGAGCACCACGCGTGACGGCACGGTCTATCAATTGACACCGTACGAGGTGGCCACCGCGCTGTCTTACGGGTTCCTCGGCACCACTCCGGACGAGGCGTTGCTGGCCAAGGCGCAGCGCAACGAACTGCAGACCGAGCTACAGATCGGCGCCGAGATCGAGCGCATGATGCGTACGGAGCGCGGCATCGCCCAGTTCAACCGGTTTGTCAGTTACTACGTCAAGACTGAACGTGGCGTGCAGGAAAAACCCGGGTTGAGCGCGCAGATGATTCAGCTCATGGCGCAGGAGCAGTACCTGCTGAGTCGCAACCTGATGCTCAACAACGGCACCTTCACGGAACTGTTCACGCCGCACTACACCTTCCTCAATCAGGCCCTGGCCGCGCATTACGGGATCGCTGGCGTGACGGGCAATGACATGCGCAAGGTGACGGTCGATGACAAGCGTGGCGGCCTGCTGCACCTGGGCCTGACACAGGCGGCAACGTCCGACTACCAGGCCACCTCGCTGGTCAAGCGCGGCATCATGATTCGTGAACAGATGTTCTGTCATGAGTTCGGCGCGCCGGTGGAACCTGACCCGACCGATCCGACCCAGCCGCCACGGGCCATCACTACCCGCGAGTATTGGGACTCGGTCAACGGTGAGCAGGCATCCGGTGGACGTTGCTGGCAGTGCCACCAATACATGAACGACACCGGTTCCTCGATGGAGCATTACGACGCGGCCGGGCGCTATCGCCTTGAGGAGCGAGCCCATAACTACAACCAGTATCCGCAGATGTTGCCGATCAAGGCATCCGGTCCCTTCCTCACGGCAACTGGTACTGAGCCGATCAATGATGTGCGCGATATCGCCAACATTGTTTCGCGCAGCCCAACCTCGCAGTTCTGCATGGCGGACAGTTATTTCCGGTTTGTCTTTGGCAGTAAATCCGATGTCTCGACGTCGGGCACCGTCAAGGCGGTCGCCGACGGCCTGAAAACCTCAGGCTCGCTGGCCGAGATGCTCAAGGCATTGGGTACGTCCAAGGCGTTCATTTACAAGACCGAGAGGAATTGA